Part of the Salvelinus namaycush isolate Seneca unplaced genomic scaffold, SaNama_1.0 Scaffold784, whole genome shotgun sequence genome is shown below.
TAAGATTCGTTTATTTTGTTAGTGCAGTGTGTATATGAacatgatatactgtacatatcatTCAAGATTGAATGTAGCCTACACAGATTAAGCCACACAGACTGATGTCATCATCTATATCTCCCAGTTGACAAAGATTGAGGGCAGCAGAGGCAGAAGCACAGACCAGGACATATTTGACCAGCATTGGCATGCAGAAGGCTTAGGCCTGTCGAGCGCATCAAAACCATGATGCATCGTGGGGAAATTGTGACCGGACCTGCAACTAACATTTGACTAGTTAATTATGAttcaaggtgatttgtagattaGTCAGTcacacctttaaaaaaaaaaaaaatggctgcAATGTCAAACACGCTCATAGCCTAACTGCAGACACAAGTGCTTGACTACCTCATCATCCCACCCAGTTCAAACATCAACTTCTTCCCAagttgcaccctattccctatagcgtgcattacttttgacccgAGGCCCTGGtatactacatagggaatagggtgccatttagaatGAATCCACCACATGACATTCTCACTCCTAACCTTTCAGTTTCATATCCTCATTCCAAATACACATTGTGAGCATATGTTATTTTTTCtagtttattatttttttttttaaatacactatcataaaacaatataaaaaaaacataaatgtataAACTTGCATACATAATCACATACTTTTTATTCCTTCTTCTCCACCTCAACATTTAGACTTACTAACATAAAAGTCCTCGCACAGCTATTTCAGGGGCAACTGAGGAACAATTTGTGCAATTGGGACTCTAACTTGGCTGGGTTTACATGAAGACCTCGTAGGCACAAACCGAGGCCAACGTGTCCAAATGGAAGTCATGATAAAGAGATTGATTGGGGGGTTTTTAATCACATGATAACTGCTAGGTGAAGCGATAACACTTTGAAATCCAGATGTAGACATTACTGGTTTAAACAAAACCACTGGGCCGTTGTCTTACGACCAACTGTCTGCTCTGTCGGTTGAGGGACGAGCGTTGTGTAGGAGGGATGCCACCTGTCGGAGGACAAAGCCACTGGGCCGTTGTCTTACGACCAACTGTCTGCTCTGTCGGTTGAGGGACGAGCGTTGTGTAGGAGGGATGCCACCTGTCGGAGGACAAAACCACTGGGCCGTTGTCTTTACGACCAACTGTCTGCTCTGTCGGTTGAGGGACGAGCGTTGTGTAGGAGTGATGCCACCTGTCGGAGGACAAAACCACTGGACCGGAGTATGTCCTCCACACCCCTTTTGCTTAAATACAACACAAACAATCTCAACTGGGTAGAAAAGCAGGTAGCAGAATCAGTTCTTCAACACATTTAACTTCTACCACCAAGTTTGTTAACATGTTAGAATGTAATATTTATGTACAAACAGTACATATAGGATTCAGAGGTTGTGTGAGCATCATTCCCTGtgtacattttatttaactaggcaagtcagttaagaacaaattcttatttacaaatgacggcctaccccggccaaacgcggacgacgctgggtcaattgtgcgacGCCCCcttatgggactctcaatcacggccggttgtgatacagcctggaatcggaccagggtctgtagggacacctctagcactgagatgcagtggccactcgggagccccccacGTTGACAGAGAGATATGGTATGTGTTTCTTTCTATGACATAGGGAGCCAAAGTAGTCTAGAATGTGGGGAAATATTCCCATTGACACATACTACAGTAGTTGCTGTTCATTATAGTACAGAGATGCCACAGTTTATCTACCACAGATTTACAAAGAGGACACAAGATATAACTTgtcacattttttttttcattttttaagcAAACCTAAGCTACTACAGTACAACAGTGATGCTAAATATAAACGTATTtcacaattataaactgggtggttcgagccctgaatgctgattggctgacagccgtggtatactaCAGGTAtaacaaaacatgtatttgaactgctctaattacattgataaccagtttataaagGCACCTCaagggggttgtggtatatgggcaATATATCACAGCTAAGGGCTCCGCATCGCatcatgcataagaacagcccttagccgtggtatattggccatataccacaacccctcgggccatattgcttaaatatactcaTGCAGAAACGTATATTTAAGTCTATGAGGGGTGGGGGTTATTGGGCATTACTAACAGCCAACCAGAGGGTTAAGGGGGAGTTCAACACATAGTGTGGCTAAAACTTGAACCAAACCACAGCAAAGAAATTATATGACCATAAAGGAGTCAGAGAATAAGACTCTCCCTCCCAACAATTTCCTTAAACATTTAATTTctcaccatttaaaaaaaagaagcaaTTCTTAAGTATTTGATGTTACAAACATGAATACATTTCCAATGACTTTTCATATTCGAACATCCTTTTCAAGTTGCATTTTTCCTGCATCCAACAAGGTGACCACAGTTGATCTGGGTCATGGGTAGTTGATGTACTGTTTTCAGTTGATCTGGGTCATGGGTAGTTGATGTACTGTTTTCAGTTGATCTGGGTGATGGGTAGTTGGAAGTCACTAATGAACGGCAGAACATGGTCATGATTACCTTGGTGCGAGGAAGAAGGTGTCAATAATAACTTCATGGTTAGGATTAAGCAGAGTTTTACCATTGTTTATGcaaaaggagggagggggggggggggttatgtggGTGTGTAACTAAATGTAAATAATGAATGTGTGGTTATATACAAATAAGGTGTCAGGAAGAGTGTTGCTGTATGCCTGGCGGGCAACGTTCCATGTCACCGTGTGTGTTCACACTGTACAGACGCTCAACAGCAGCAGACCTGCTCACTGTATACATGGGGCTGCAGGATAACCACCTCCTTCTGCAGTGTGCTGGACCGTGTGCTCCTGGAGGGCTCCCAGGTTCACAAAACGCTCCCCGCACCACACGCACTTAAACTGGGCTTCCCGCGAGTGCACCGCCTGGTGCTTCACCAGGTGTTCCCGCTGTTTGAAGCTCTTGTCGCAGCTGGAGCACTTGTACGGCTTCTCCCCGGTGTGAACGCGGCGGTGACGTTGCAGCTCCGAGGAATACTTGAAGCGTTTCTCGCAGTCGGGACACTTCAGGGGCTTCTCCCGGGACGGGTCGCAGCGGTGCGTCACGAACTCAGACGGCGACAGGAAGCGTCGGTTGCACAGGGAGCACTTCAGCGGCTTCTCCTGACAGCTGGAGTTCTGGTGGCGCTGGAGCGTCGACTTCTTCTTGTAGCCTTTGCCACACACGTCACACTTGTAGGGCTTCTCCACCGCCGGCGTGGCCGCGGTCACGGAGCCAGACGCCGACCCTGAGCCGGTGCATTTGTGCCGGAGCAGTTCACCGGATTGGCTGAAGCCTTTCTGGCAGGAAGCACACTTGAACAGGCTCTCCATGCCATGGACGTGCTGGTGGTACAGCAGGTGGGAGGGCTGCAGGAAACCCTTGTCACATAGGTTACACTTAAAAGGCCGGTCGGCTGGGTTCTTGTGAGTGCGGCGGTGACGAACGAGGGCGTACTGCTGCTTGAAGCTCATCTGGCACTCCTCGCACTGGAACGGACGTTCCTCGGAGTGCGTGCGTTCGTGCTGCCGCAGATCCGAAGGCCGCTTGAAGCCCTTCCCACACGAGCCGCAGCGGAACGGCCTGTCCAAGGTCACTGTGGGCTGGCACTGGTGGTGCAGGAGCTCCGACGACTCCTTGAAGTGCATCTCGCACAAATTGCACTTAAACAGGTGCTCGCCGGAGTGTGCGTACATGTGGCGCACGAGGTGTGAGCGGTGCTTGAAGCATTTTTCACAGACAGCACACTTGTAGGGCCGCTCTGAGCTGTGGGTGCGCTGGTGGTGGGCCAGGTGAGAGGACTGGCTGAAGCTCTTGTCACAGGTGTCACACTTGTAGGGCTTTTCTCCCGTGTGCACCCGCTCGTGTCGCGACAGCTCAGACAGATGCCGAAAGCCCTTGTGGCACACTGAGCACTTGTAGGGCCTGTCTGGTCCCGAAGCCTCAAACGCCGTAGGGGCTGAGGCTCCGCACGCTGCCCCGCCACTGGAGGCCTCGCCGGTGGACGGGTTGGCAGCGGAGGAGGTGGGGGTGTTGTTGCCAGAGCCCGGGCGGTAGGTCTTCTCACAGATGGAACACTTCATGGGGTTGTTGCCGTTGTTGTGGGCGTTGTGGTGCTGTGCCAGCGAGGTGAGCAAAGAGAAACCCATCTTACACACGCCACACACAAACGGCTTCTGCTCCACCTGTACACACTGATGCTCCAGCAGATCAGTGGCCTGGCAGAAGATCTTCATACACTGGGTACACTGGAACGACCGATCCCCGGTCCCCATACACTGGTGCTCATGTGGATTAGCTAGGTGGGATATGTCATGGCCGCAGGCTCCGCACTTGTGCCCTCCCTCGCCCCCTACCTGTAGGGAAGGCTGCTGGGCGGGTACGGCATGCTGCTGGCCGTGCTGGGGCTGCTGCTGGAGGGAGGCCACATCCGGCTGGAGGACGATCCCGTACACGGCACAGCCCAGGGCGCTGTCGGAGCCCGGGGGGAGGTTGTGCACCACGGTGGGTGGGGGGGCCACTGCGTGCTGCTGCTGCCACGCCTCAGTCATCCTGCTGCTTCGCACGTATTGATGCAGTTTTGACTGTGTGAGGGGAGGCCCAGGAGTATGGAGGCAGGTTTTGGTCGGGCTGGTGATGTCCAACAGGGGTGTTTTCTACCAGCTCTTAACAACGTCTGTTATCAATAGGTGATACACCTCTGGTCGTCCACTAGTAAAAGGGCAGAAACCCtacagagggaaagacagagggggTATATGAACATGATGCAAATGTAGCCGATACATATTTTATCCAATGGATCCAtgtatgtttttttaatttaaccttgtATTTacctaggaaagtcagttaagaacaaattcttattgacaatgacgtcCTACACCGGCCAATCccgtacgacgctgggccaattggtcgcagccctatgggactctgaatcacggccggttgtgatacagcctggaatcgaaccagggtgtctgtagtgacgcctctagcgctgagatgcagtgcctcagatcactgcgccactcgggagcctatgtGCATTGTTTTTAACTGCAACGCAATGGTATTACCAAATCTATGGTATTAATACTCTCAAAACAACTGGCATTCTACTGTGTTTTAGGATTTTATACATTTCGAGATGGACATAGGCTACAGCTTTTAAAACCAGATAATGTGATTCAACCCCCTAAAAAATGTGATCATTACACTGGTAGTTACAGGTGTCTATACAAAACGTCACCAGAGATTTTAACTACTGATATTGGCGATACCATCTTCGTCCTCGATTAGTAGTAAATGTTTGTGTCCAGTTGCAAGGGGCCCGTTTAAATTTAGATAATGCTCCGTTATTAAAATAAATCGTTTTTCTAcatgaagtaatccaacaatgtgtacGCCGCCATGTTGtctatttcaagtcttctctCATTGATCGAGACAGGTGTTTGTCATCATGACATGCGACACCACCTGTCTCAATCAACGAGAGAAGATTTTAAAAAGACAACATGGCGTGTGTACACATTGTTGGATTAATTCATGGAGccaaaaaaaagtatttattttaacAATGGAGCATTTTCTAGATTCAAACGGACATGGTCCTTCCTGTTACCACGAATCGACGTCgacagtcacccaagtcatagactgttccctctgctaccgcatggcaaggggtaccggagcaccaagtccagctccaaaaggctccttaacagcttctacccccaagccataagactgctgaacaattaatcaaatggccaccctgactatttacatagtttatttacattgttTTAATACAGCTGCTACTCActctttattatctatgcatagtcacctcacccctacctacatgtacactgctgctactcactctttattatctatgcatagtcactttacccctagctacatgtacaaattacctcgactaaccggtaccctgcacattgactcagtaccagtaccccctgcatatagccacgttattgtcACGTAATCTTAGTGTTGCTTTTTATtcgttttttaaattttatttagaaaatattttcttaattctaTTTCTTTAACTGCATTGTCGAGTGCTTAAGTGCTTATAAGTTGTATaataacctgttgtattcggcgcatgtgacaaatacaatgtgacaaatacaatttcatttgatagTATCGCCAGGTTAGTTGATAAATCTGACTGTTTTGTATACCCACACCTGTAACTACCAGTATAatggtattttttgttgttgagttaaatcacattatctggtgttACCATATGTAACTACATAAAGGCGAGATGAGAGGAGATTGCGGCAGATTGTGTGTTGGTGGTTTGTTTTGAGTTATTTTTACATATGTACAACATCATCCTTCTTCGAATAGcaacaacatcactacaacagtTACCTGTATAGCTAACTAGAGATGCTGAGACAAGGTCCAGTCACTATAAAATGACACTGAGCTACATTTTCTCCTATTTAAAAGTACAGTACATAATGCAGCTATACAAGTGACCTATTAAAATGATGCCAAATTATAACTGGGTGCAAGATGataaactaacgttagctagctagataataaTTGGTACGCAGCCACATATTTATTAGATACATAGCATTAGCTAGCGCCAAGCAAGTTACGTGGGTTAGCAATGGCTAGTCGGTTTGCAAAAGCAGATTGCTAATCTCAAAAGATTTCCTCGAAATTATCATTGCATTACCTAGCTAATATCTAGGCCTATAACGTCGCCGGCAACGAGCAACACAGCtgttgttagctaacgttactgccTGCCTGAGAAAATACTAACCAGAtggctagctacctagctagctatttcAGAATAAAAAATGGAAACGTCGAGGCCCCATCGATGGTCTCCGATTCTTCTAGCCCCCGACGCTAGGCCGCCCTACGCGAGTTATACACTCCCTTTTACAAA
Proteins encoded:
- the LOC120042806 gene encoding zinc finger protein 319-like — protein: MTEAWQQQHAVAPPPTVVHNLPPGSDSALGCAVYGIVLQPDVASLQQQPQHGQQHAVPAQQPSLQVGGEGGHKCGACGHDISHLANPHEHQCMGTGDRSFQCTQCMKIFCQATDLLEHQCVQVEQKPFVCGVCKMGFSLLTSLAQHHNAHNNGNNPMKCSICEKTYRPGSGNNTPTSSAANPSTGEASSGGAACGASAPTAFEASGPDRPYKCSVCHKGFRHLSELSRHERVHTGEKPYKCDTCDKSFSQSSHLAHHQRTHSSERPYKCAVCEKCFKHRSHLVRHMYAHSGEHLFKCNLCEMHFKESSELLHHQCQPTVTLDRPFRCGSCGKGFKRPSDLRQHERTHSEERPFQCEECQMSFKQQYALVRHRRTHKNPADRPFKCNLCDKGFLQPSHLLYHQHVHGMESLFKCASCQKGFSQSGELLRHKCTGSGSASGSVTAATPAVEKPYKCDVCGKGYKKKSTLQRHQNSSCQEKPLKCSLCNRRFLSPSEFVTHRCDPSREKPLKCPDCEKRFKYSSELQRHRRVHTGEKPYKCSSCDKSFKQREHLVKHQAVHSREAQFKCVWCGERFVNLGALQEHTVQHTAEGGGYPAAPCIQ